In one Corythoichthys intestinalis isolate RoL2023-P3 chromosome 16, ASM3026506v1, whole genome shotgun sequence genomic region, the following are encoded:
- the LOC130932162 gene encoding essential MCU regulator, mitochondrial-like, translated as MASALGRFGWGSALKNVLASPVTTVTARRTAVCSSSGAILPKPKKTPFGIWRIAAVVVPFLYVGTRISKNFAELLEEHDIFVPEDDDDDD; from the exons ATGGCGTCGGCCTTGGGTCGTTTTGGTTGGGGTTCAGCTCTCAAAAACGTCCTCGCATCACCGGTAACCACCGTGACAGCGCGCCGAACGGCTGTGTGCTCTTCTTCTGGGGCCATTCTGCCCAAACCCAAAAAG ACCCCATTCGGCATTTGGCGGATTGCGGCGGTAGTGGTGCCCTTCTTGTATGTGGGGACTCGAATCAGCAAGAACTTTGCCGAGCTCTTGGAGGAACACGACATCTTTGTCCCAGAGGACGACGACGACGATGATTGA